The region TGGTTGAAAACAAGGCCAGAAGCTTGCTCAAGAATGGGTACACAGATTTCTTCAGTAACACCCGGATAGACAGTGGATTCATAGACAACAATACTGTTGCGGGGGAGAACATTACCGAGATGTTGAGAAGCAGTTTTAAGAGATCCTAAATCAGGTACTTTATGATCGTCCACAGGAGTTGGAACTGCGACTACGAAAAAGGAGCATTTTTTCAAGTCTTGGATATTGGTTGTGTAAGTTAAATATGAAGCACCTTTTAGCTCTTCAGAACTGATTTCGCCTGTGTGATCATACCCTTCGATGAGTTGGGATACTCGCAGAGAATTTAAGTCATAGCCTAAAGTGGGATATTTTTTGCCGAACTCCACTGCTAAAGGTAAGCCAACATACCCAAGGCCAATCACGGCAATTGAAAGGTTGCTATATTCCATTTGTTGCATCCTACTCTCCTAGTTCTTCCGCAAATAATTGAAGGTATTGAGCATTGATTTTTTTAACATCAAAATCTTCAACGGCCTTTAGGTAGCTATGATATCCCATTGCGTGAACTAACTCTGGTTGATGAACAAATGCTTCCATAGCTTTTGTTAGAGCATTGACATCACGCGCTGGAACTAGAAAACCATTATAGCCGTCAATAACGGTTTCGCGACAGCCTGGTGTATCTGTGGTGATAATGGCTCGGCCAACAGCCATAGCCTCTTGAATGCTTCGAGGAATACCCTCTCGGTAAGAAGGAAGGACAAAAACACTGGTTTTGCAGAAATAGGTTTTACAATCCACAAAGCCAAACCATTGAATAATACCATCATCAATAAAGTTCTGAAGGTCCTCTTTAACTAAGGATCCAGGATTGGCATCGAAGTCTCCCAATAGCCAAAACTCAACTTTTGGATGGTTTGCTTTTATTTGGGATGCTGCTTGTACAAACTCCAGAATGCCTTTCTCTCGGAGAAGTCGGGCAGCTAGGGTAAAAACTAAAGGAGAGGTAGGCACGGGAGAAAACCGCCACTCATTTAAGTTAACACCAGTACCTTTAATCACGGCTACTTTATCGGCTGGTAGTTCGCATAGCTTCTTAATTTCAGCACAGTCATCTGGGTTTTGGAAAATCACTTTTGTTGCTGATGGTAGAGTCATCTTATAAAGCAAAGCTAGTATATTTCCCACACATTTATCTCTCATTGACCGATCATTCATAGAAAAGAAATATCCCAAGCCTGTAAACAGTACAAATCTTTTTTCAATTCCCAGGAGTTTGGCAGCAGTTAATCCCCAAATAATTGGCTTGGCAGTAAATGCAAGAATACAGGATGGATTAATTCTCTTAATGAGAGTCACTAAAGATAGTAAAGTGTGAATATCATGAAATGGATTAACACTGTTCCGCTCAAGGTAGACCTCATCAAAAGATGCTCCTAATTCTAGGATTGCTCTTTTTTCCTTATCTAAGGATGCAGGAACAATACAGTGAACACTATAACCAGATGCGATTAGGTCAATAATTAAATCCTTACGAAAGTTAATTAACATAGAAGCGTTATTACCAATGATAGCAAGTCTGTAGCTTTCTGTATTAGATCTATTAAGTGTTGATTCAGACATAGAATACCTTATAACTGTGCTATACAAACGGATACATACGATAGGGTAACCAAGCAAAAGCATGATCTGCAAAATTGAGCCAAACCCATAGTACCACAAAGCTATAAGCAATAATAAGTATTAGCCATTTGATAAACAGTTTCCAGCTCTTACTTATAAATAGGTAGGGGAATTGACCAAGGACATAGACTTGAATAGGAATAAGATAAAGAGCTAGACGATCAGCTGCTGTAGTGGAACCAGTCAAAAGTAGCAGTGGTGATAAAATGGCTAACCAAGAAATTGATAAATAAACT is a window of Thermosynechococcus vestitus BP-1 DNA encoding:
- a CDS encoding glycosyltransferase family 4 protein — protein: MSESTLNRSNTESYRLAIIGNNASMLINFRKDLIIDLIASGYSVHCIVPASLDKEKRAILELGASFDEVYLERNSVNPFHDIHTLLSLVTLIKRINPSCILAFTAKPIIWGLTAAKLLGIEKRFVLFTGLGYFFSMNDRSMRDKCVGNILALLYKMTLPSATKVIFQNPDDCAEIKKLCELPADKVAVIKGTGVNLNEWRFSPVPTSPLVFTLAARLLREKGILEFVQAASQIKANHPKVEFWLLGDFDANPGSLVKEDLQNFIDDGIIQWFGFVDCKTYFCKTSVFVLPSYREGIPRSIQEAMAVGRAIITTDTPGCRETVIDGYNGFLVPARDVNALTKAMEAFVHQPELVHAMGYHSYLKAVEDFDVKKINAQYLQLFAEELGE